A region of the Phaenicophaeus curvirostris isolate KB17595 chromosome 10, BPBGC_Pcur_1.0, whole genome shotgun sequence genome:
CTAATTTACAGCCTAAATATATTCCTGGtcactttttcctctcttttcttgtGCCAGCTCTGTCACTTTGCTCACCACTGCTCTCTTCACTCTCTCAGTGGGGGTAACAGTGCAGTTCTCTGCTATTTGTAACCTGCAGACTGAAGGGAGTCAGATGGCATtccaggggctggggctgtgccatacagaaccagaaaaataaatacatctgcAGTTAGATCTGTGCCCCAAATGGGATCAGCTTCAGGGTCACAAGAGTCTCCAGGCAGGTGAACAAGTGCACAAGCTTTGGATTTGGCATTTTGCTCATTTGCAAAGATTTCAGTGATTATTCAGTAACACTAATTAATCTCCTGCAGTTTTAGTAATTAATATTAGAGTGTCTACTCCTGCTCCATCGGTTGATTGTGTCATTTTCTAAGAGAAGTTTAATACAGTAACAGGTCAGAAGTAAACTGGCATTTGGCTGGTTGCACTCAAGGCATCCAGAGAACTCCAGCACTGGGGACCAGCACTGGCTGCCCCTAGACAGGTCACCCCACTCATCCCAGCGCTGGGAACCAGTGCCAGCTGCCCCTAAACAGGTCACACCGCTTGTCCCAGCACTGGGGACCAGCACCGGCTGCCCCGAGACAGGTCATACCCCTCCTGCGGGGCATCATGTGCTCTTTGCTTTGCCAGTGGCTGGGTTTGCACACTGAGATGCTGTACGTCCTTTGGATAGAAACCGTGGTTGTGACCATTCCCTGTGGGAGGTGGAAACGTAGGACAGATGAGAGAGAACTCGTGATAGGAAAAGGGAAGTGCAAGTTTCCTTGAAACTTGATTTCTGATGTCACCCGTCCCTACCCCCTGCTCGCTGCTGCTCGCCAAGGGCGCAGCTCTGCTAGTTCGTGCCATGTTTTCAGAAGCCTCGTGATTTTTTGTGGCTTCATAAAACTACTGATTCTggatggttttgtttttcagtatgCTTCTAGTCCTTCAGATTGCAACATGAATCTGAAAAGCACAAAGGGAAGGGAGGCAAATAAAAACAACTCCTCGTGAACTGCTGTTCAAATGCCAGAATGAGTTAGGAGAAGGCAAGGAGCCAAGCTGGGATTCTTCTGTCTCGTGTTTGTCAGTGAGAGACGGTCTGGCTCGTGCTTGCCCAAGGTCTGCAGGTGTGGCTGGACAGACACCACAGGAGAAAGAACAGgctgttttctctgctgcatgCAGTTTAGAATTCATACTTAGAAGTTTGTTTGGACAATATTTTTTCAActcagcaaattattttttctcaagCAAAAAAACCATTAATTTTGGCCACTGACATTGCAGGGACAAAATCAGCAACCACCTCATGAGGGCTACTGTTTTTTAGGATGATTCCCAGTAGGAATAACTGGGCGGCTTCAGCAGCCATTATCATTAGTTTTGGCAATAGGTAAAGATACAGAAGTGCAGCTCCTCAACGTGGAAAGGGAGACCACCCCATTCACCCACCTTCTCTGTCCCTGTAGATCAGTCCATACTGCTGTCTGGGTTAAATCTGGTAACTCGTCTTCACAGAAAccttttgaaatgaaatactttttGTAGAGGGCACTTCTTCATGCCCTCTGAAAAGTAGAGCAGGATGGGTTAATCTGCGCCAGCAGGGAAACACAGGGAGTGCTGCACCCTGCACAAGGAAAGGAGCattgggaaggaagggagagaacCAATTAAAAACTAGTTGAAAATGGAAGGATTATGGGAAGGTTACAGTAAGAAAATGTGGGAATTGGCTGGAATTGCAGAAGTGAGTTTCAGGGCATGGGGAACTGGATTTCTCACAGTCTTTCTGAGGGAAGGACACAGTGGAGACCTGTCGGGGGGCAAACACCTAccccaggggctggggctgctcatGTCGAGCACGCTGCCACCAGAGTGCTGAAATGCAAGAACCCGTGTCCTTTTCTCAGCCCAACATGAGagaaatattgcttttaatGCTGTATAAGGCAAAAGGAGAGATTACAGAGACGGAGAGAGGCTGGAAGGAGTCAGATTTGTTTTGCACAGTATTTTCTGTCTTGATTTAATGGTGAGTTGGCTCTTTCCAGCAGCTaggcagggggaggagggacAGGAATATGTTCCCAGCCTTTGGCCAAGAGTGTTCCAGAGCGTCCCAGGCATGACCTcttcaatgtttatttttctttctctacaaCTGACCCAGTTGCTGGGACCTGAGACTCGGGTCCTCCTGGTTTGCTGAACATTCGCTGCCTCTGGTACAGCATGTGACGGTCCCAGGAACCAGCCTGGGAACAGTACCTGAAACTGTTATTCTATCCAGCGGAGTGTTCTGTGCTGTTGTATTCCAGGAATCAAAAACCAATGAGAGAAAGCTTGGGAGAGCACTGCCACCCAGTGGAGAAGGGGGCCGGGGTGCAGTAAACCACCCCAGAACAGAACAAAAGGGAAACGAGGTATTTGTCTGCTTTATTAGAAAACAGCTACAATGACTGTTCAGTGGAACCAGGTTAGCGTTCGTTTACATTCGCAGCCCATGCAGCCTCTTTCTTGGAAATGACAGCAAGGTTTGCAAACAGATGGATTGTTTTGGTCACGCAGAACTGAAAAACTAACAAAGTGTCTTCAAGctcacaaacaaacaagcaaataaacaaacaaaccggTTTTAACTTAATCTAATGTGCCAGCcactgggggtggggggggggggggggaagaagaagaagacagCTTTGGAGGAAACTACATTACATTTCGCCAAAGTTAAAAATCTTTCATTCcaaaaagcatgttttctctttcactaGTAGGTGCTGCAAAACCAACTTCACACAATAAATAGTTGAACAAACTTCAGGACCAGACTGAGCCAGTTCAAGCACGTTTCAGGGCAGATATAGCTGGGAAGCAAATTTCCCACTCGTTCATCACATTTCTTTGTTTGATCGGAGGTATTGTGCTGGCAGGAGTAAAATACAGCTGgtccctttgtttttctttgagggAAGGAATTAAGATAATTTAAGGATATACTGTACAGAGGAAATGCAAGGGCTGAGCATGTATATACAGATATTCCCAGAAGACCCCAGGGGGACTTCCATCCCTTGCTACCTGCAGCTAAAAAAACATCATTGTGGCAGCGTGTGCCACAGGGGCACGGAGGTATTGGGTGTCTGTGCCGTTCTCCTGCTGTCAGACAGAAACTGCCCCAGGTACAACCCTACGGACGTGCGTGTAAGACTTCCTGAGGGTAACGCTCCCGTGATGAGACACCCCCCGAGGCAGGACACACTCTTCTGTCAGCTTCTGCATTTCAGGGTCCCAGCACAGCACTGTCGCAATGACTTCGTTCTTTTCGTCTCGGCCCCCGGTGATAAAGAGCTTGTTGTTGCAAGGAGAAATCCCACAGCTGGCTCTCTCATGGGTGAACTGAGTCACCAGGCACCATGTGTCTTCCTGGGGGCTGTAGGAGTAGAGAGCTTTCATTGCCCCACCTGGAGAGGAAACAGAGATCAGATCGCACCAGCCATTCCTGTGAGAGATTTTAACTAAACCACCCACTCCAACAAGGCTCCATTCCTGACGTTCATAAGAATGATTTATGCCCCAAAGCTAAGAAAAAACAAGGTCACAGGATGCTTGGTTGTTTTGAAAGCCAGATCCGCAGACAGCCACTTATTGTTCATAAGGCTGTGGAATTCAAGGTCAGAAGGAACTGCTGTGGCCATGCAGTGTGACCACAGAGCACCCAGTCACAGACTGTCCTCATACCTGCTGCTTCAGCTAAAGACACAACCTTAGAAAACTACAATCCTGTTTAGAAGAGCTTAGATCATGCAGGACCAGGTGTGGTAAGTTCTCTGTTAGAAATGGGTGCATGATTTCTTCACTGACTCCTCTAACTTCAGGGTTCATCTGTCCATTAAGCCTTCTTCTGCCTGGAGCTGCCTATTTTCAGAAGCCCATTCCTTGTTTAGGTCGCTTTGTGAGAGTGAACTCGTGATCTCCCTGTGGGCAAGCTAAGCAGGGTGACCTTCGGTTTCTCCAAGTTTCTCAAATCTGTAATGATTCTTGAAACTTTCTGTGCACCTTCCCAAGTTTGCAGGgtccttttcttttgaaaaatgttcaATATCTCAGTATCTAAGAAGAGCTATGGAAATATATTCCCTCCTGAGAATACCAACAGCTGAGTGGTTCTTATTCTGAAATTTGCAGGGACTTGTGTGTCTCCAGCTGCACAGAATAGGGCTGGGCAAACCTTGAAGgcatgggtttggggtttttttatatgagCTGCAACAATGCCTGGGATCGTACCTGTTGGCAAAGCGAGCATTTATCTATTgtaattataataaatattgattttgACAATACCAATCCAGTACCTCAGGGATGATCAAGTCACTGTGAGATGACTTGAACAAGTTTTATTTCccaactggaacaggctggaaATGTACGTGTTAGTTACAGTGATTCATCCGGCAGTTGGTAGTTCATCTGTCTGGGTAATTCAGTTGCTTTGGATGCACTAAGCAAAGGctcttttatcttttaaacCTCAGGTGGGGCTGATTTCTATGTAGACTGAACTAGATTGGTTTCTCAGACAGGGAAACAATTGGGTTTACTGGTGAAAGGTGCTGAATGAATGTAACTGAAGTATCGTGTCAAATTTTGTCAGGCGTTGCCTCAGCTAACCCATGAGCTGTGCCTTCTCCTTCTGTCTCCCATCTTATACACAGAGAGTGATGTCTGTCCCTGCACTGAGGAGGAGCACGAGATATTTACATACACACAAGGTGCATGCATGTATCATGCACATCATAAATCTCCCTTTAGAACATAATTTACTGTTTGGTGATAGCCTAGCTCTGTGCCAGCCCTCAGCATCATATTGGTTATACTGCAAGTGAGAAAATTTCTGTGCCAAGGCAGGGGAGGTGGCACTCTTCAGAGATCCTGTTTTGCAAACAAAcgtttctctttccttcttttgtttcttccagCACCACCTGGAGATGTGTGTAGGCTCCCTTCTCACTCCACAGTTGAGTTCAGCACCATTAAACTCTTGTTCCTTCATTTTTGCTTCTAGTCCTGGCAACAGACTGAATTAACCGCAATCCTGATTTACGAAAGAGGTCCAGATCTTTGGGTATCACTGGCTCTACTCCCATGACCTGATCATAGTACTCGTATCCCTACATAAAGCCTGTATGCAGGAAGCTGTGCCCCTGGAGAGGGTACAGGGCATGATGTAACCAGGAGGTGATGCCTTTGTGACTATGAACAGACCTTTGGATGGCTTTAAGTTGTCTCTGGGCTAGCCCCAGCTTTCCAAGACACCTACTACACTAACAACAAGTTTGACACGGTAACTCTTCACTACTGTTTGTGTATGTGCTGGATTCCTGTCCCTCACTAAGCTCAATGGAAAGAGCCGTCTGAGCATTTGGTTATACTCCATAAAGTTTGTGGGTAAAACTAATGCACTGAAACAAGCCCTGGCGTGTCTAAACAAGAGGGAACATTAAAGCTCCACCTACCCACGACATAAATGTGGTCACGGAAACTCGCAGCATTGATGCATTTGGCTTCTACTGGCATGGGAGCTTTCAGGCTCCATGTGTTGGTCGTGGGGTCGTAGCACTGAGTCTTGTCTGTTGCTAGCTTCCCATTGGGTCCTCCTCCGATCACATAGAGTTTCTTCTTGTAGCTCGCTGCTGCAAAGGAGCTTACATTGATCATGAGAGGAGCAGCCTGTCATCGTAAAAAATCATTAGTAACCATtccccagagaagttgtggctgccccgtccctggaggtgttcaaggccaggttggatggggctttgagcccctgatccagtgggaggtgtccctgcccatggcagtggggttgaaactggatgggctttgggttcccttccaacccaaaccattctgtgattctatgattttgatttCGAGTAGTCAGACTGATGCCTGTGGGGTGAGATCCTGTGGGTTAAGTCAGACATCCCTTTCAAGATGATCGGTTGGGTTCAGAAGATGACATTTCTAGGGATAAGGGAGAAGcgtttttcagctttttcttaagACTGTAAACTCCTTAATAAAAACATACTCTGTTCAAATGCCCTTACTAAAATTGCATTGTCAACAATTCAAAAGCTAGGAAATGTCAGAAATGCCCCAAATCTCCTTTACATACTTATGTACATTGAAAAAACACAAGAAACTTGTTCATACTGATCTTTCGACTTGCAGCTGCGATTGTTAGATTCCTCTGCATTGCTTTGTATTGTCTAAAAACTAGGGTTTGTGTCTGCTGTTATGATGCCTAATCTCAGTAATTCCATGGATTAATTGGCTGTCCATTGCTTGAAGTACAGTTAGTAGAACTGATTGAGGggtttttccattctttttacCTTGAACCCGTACTTCCCACTTAAATGCATAACCCATACAAGAACCCCCATAGTGTTGATGCACACAttatctgtgtatattgtgtaTCAGAGCAGTAGTTTTCATCCTGTGCTTTGGTTCACCTGTACTGTGTCCTAGCTTACTGGTGTATGGACTTTAAAAAACAACTGAGGAAAGGAAAGTTGGCATTAGATGTCTCACAGGCAATGACCAGCAGGCAATCCTGTGATTTTTTGCTATGTGAAGCTTATGCAtttctattgaaaaaaaatatttagggtTTTTACAGACcagaaatacttaaaagaaCTGTATTAGATCCTGTCTTGTTCATTTTTATGATTTAAAGCCCTAATATTTTCTGGTTAAAATGCTCCATATGAGTAAAACGTTATGAGATGCAGTATCTTACCTCTGACCAGCAGTTATGGAAGGGGTCGTATGCTTCCATGCTGTTGATTCTCTGTATGCCGTCGAACCCTCCAATGGCGTAGACTTTCCCACCCAGCACAGCCATTTTATGCCTCCATCGCCCAATATTCAGATACTCAATTTGTATCCATTTGTTGATGGAGGCGTTGTATTTCCAGACATCatgctttgtttctttgccaCCTGCAGTGTACATGACACATGTAAATATGATAGCATGGCTTGTATTTACTCAAAATCTCCAAtatctttaaatttaaaaacactATGTCACAATTGAAGTAAATCATTGGTCCTTATTATTAGCTTCTTAATTACCTAGACCAGTGGCCTGGCCCTGTTatgcaaaaaaagcaaatttctgcATTTAGTTTATTTAGTGGTGACAGAAACTCTGAACTATCTCTACAGCCAGATAGTCATTAAAGATAAATCCCTGTTGCCCACTTTTCCAGACCACAATGACTTCCACGTTAGTACTGAGCGAATGATCGACCACATTCAGCACAGTGAGATGTGGGTGATTTTTGTGCACAGCCAGAGCTTTGCAGGATGATAGGAAGAGGTAGATTAAAAAAAGGTGATTTAAATAAGACAGTGGAGGATGCTGCTGTTGGTAGTGCCAGATCTCCTCAAAGACTGGCCTGCGCTGGGAGACTGCCTGTTTGTGTAGGGTAGAGCCAATCAGCTAGTCTAGAGGTCTACACAGTAAATCAAAAGACCCGACTGAACTCTTATCAACAATAATCCTGCGTGACGTGATAGAAGTTTTCCTAGTCAGCTTTGGGAATATATGGCTCAGATCTCGTTCTAACACCTCTTCTGCTCTCTTTCTCTACTGTTTTGGATTTGCTTCATATTTATAGATTGAAGATCAGAATTGGACCCTGCGAACTTATTCTAGAGCTCACTTGCAAGTGAATCTTCTCTCATGTTAAAGCCGAGAGCGGTGTTTTAAACAAGCACTTCTGTTTGCACATAATTGTTGGTGTAACTGCAGTACAGATGGAGCTAGTTAAGCCTGAAACCACATTTACAGACCGAGTAGCTTATTCCATCATCTGCGACCTGATTAAACATTTGCTTCACTGGTGAATATACTGAAAAGAGAATTCATATTCCATTGAGAAAGTGTCTGCCTTCATTGGTATTCTGTATTGCAGCCAGATCACTGCAGAATGATGGAGCTCATCTCTGGGCCAAATGGCAGATTGAATAGGAGATAATTAGCATGCTAGAAAGCGTCGCTTGTAATGCTTTTGTCTCAGTATTTTTCACATGTATGCACTGAATTTTATTTGCACTCAAATAGCTGAAGTGGCTATAAACCCCTGAATGCGGCATTCATGGTTACAATGGGGCTGAGAGACAGCAGGTGTTCCCCCTACCCTCCCTCAACATTTCCCTTTTACATGAGCTCCTTCTTTCCTGCACAGGCTGAAACTCTGCTAGGAGCCTGAGCTGGACCCGGCGGGAAAATTTGTTGCACATcagggtgcagggagggatTTTTGAGAGAACTggaggtttatttttcttctgttctctctCTAGACCACAATTCTTTCTAATCTGGGAAGAAATTGTAACTAAATTAGTAAAAATAACTAACACCAGGGAAATGGTGATCTAAGAGTCTCTTGTGGAAAGTTTTTAATACTGTTCAGATGCTAAAAGAGCAGGGAAGGTTCCAAACTATACCCAGATACCAGGGAAATGAGCACGTGGGAGGGGAGGTCAGGTTAGGAAAGAACCCAGTCACGGGagctaaaagaaagaaaaaagagtagCAGGACACGTAGGAGAAGACAGATGTTTAATTGGAATTAAGGCACTAATAACTTGATATAGCTGGATAGCAATTACTGATTTTGGTCCACTCAGCTcttggtttgggtgggaagagtTAAAAGCagataggagaagggcaaagaataaaTGGAAGGAGGGAGTCAAAGATATGGAATTaagcagagaaggaggaaagaggacCTGTGAGAACAGCAGCAAGAGGAAAGCCAGCTCAGACTCACCAGAGCAGAAGAAATATTAGACGGCCTGGAGGTAGCCTGGAGAGagcataaaagaaaagcagagaagagacactggagaaaatgtcaaaaataagagaaagcatAAAGTCTGTAACCCTGAAAAAGAGGAACGTGTAAGAGATTAAAAGGTGAATGGAAAAGAGACCTTTCTACTCAAGGGTGTGAAGGTGTGAGGGATGTTCCCTAGTCAGGGTATTTGACTTAGGTTCCCCTCTACAGCTAACTTCTAACAGAGTCTGCTGCCAGGGTAAAAAGGATTTCCCTGTAGTGAGCTGAAAGGAAAAGCCTTCTTTATTTCTAACTAGGGAGGGAATAATCTAATTCTCATCCCGGGATAAGATTTAATAAACTTTACATCAGAATGGGGTGATAAAGGTATGTGGATTCCCTAAAGTGAGAATGGAGCGGAAGACGTTTGAATAAAGGCAATGAACCACACTATTCATACATAAGCAAAGCATTCACACTTTCgccccctctctcctttctacTGTCCTGTTTTAAGTGAACATAGAATTTGGGGGATGATTTTGtggtaaaaatatttcctgcccATGGAGGCACTGCTCTGTATCATGGTCTGTAATGTGACAGTGATTATCAACTTGCCGTAGCTTTTCCTTTGCAATGCAGAACGAGATCATCAGACTTGGTTTTGACAGGCCATCAAAGCAGGTGTCAAGCTGACTAGCAAGCTTGAGTTTAACCTTTTCGATTATCAAAGTAAAAGCTCTGTAGCTCCAGGATCAAACCCCTACATGGAGCTCAGTTGTATTTGTGGGGGAAGTTCAATCTGCCTCCAGAGGACAACAGCCTGTAAATGGTATGTTGAGACCCATACTGTGCGTCTGAATAATTGGGTTTCATCTGGCTTTGACAGTTAATATTGCTGTTAGCAAGCGGGCACTTCTAGAGTCCTGTCTGATGTGCTGTCGAAGCACTCCTGAAAGGGCAGGTTTCAAGTAGCCGCCAAACAGCAGTGACTGTTCCCTGCAGGTTCTTGTCTGATGCTTGTATAATGAGTCAGATTCTGGTAGGATTTTGCCTACGCAAGAGCAGCTGCAAATTGTCTTGTTACAAGAAGGTGCTGGAGCAATTATTCTTCGTGTTACATCTAATAAACTGTTCTCAGGGGCCGTTCCGTGGCCATGGTCACTGAGAGTTTAGGGTGTGGGATGCAGTAGCCATGCATATAGATTAATATTATTTGAAAAGGAATCCTGTGTTAAAACCAAGTCTAGGCTGTGTCCTCACATGTGCAGCACTTCTCTGGAGTCTGATCAAAGCCAAAGCATTAGGAATGCCTCTGGTGCTTAATTCTCCTGAGACTGCCTCAGGCGTGCTCTTGATAAAAGCTGGAAATAATCGTGAGGACCCTCGGCTCCCCTCTTCCGCTCCCAATGTATTGTTCCTTACCCGATATGTAGACTTCATTTTTTAGCGTAATGCATGCAAACTCCACCCATTTTTTATTCTCATTCTCCGTCTCCTGCTCTGTGATTGGTAACTTTGCTACTTCCAGGCGGCTTCTCCTCAAAGGATCCAGGCAAGTCACTTCTGCTACAAACTTCTCATCTTTCGTACAGCCCCCTATGATCATAAACACTTCAGACTGGAACTCATGCATCCTGGGCTTGGTTCTTTCTGTAATAATCTAAATGCAAGCAAGACAGAGTGAGGACACAGGGCACTTACACCTACAATTAACAAAACGTCTGGTGACCTTTTTTCTGATTACGTGTTTTGCAAATCACAACTGGCTTACAACAGCTGAACTGGATTTCAAATGCTTTGTAAGTTGAAAGCCTGGAAAGCATCCTAGAAGCATTCAGTAGGGGTTGCTTGTATCCTTCTTTCAGCAGGATTTCTCCAACACTGGACTTGGTTGCTTTTGCCTACCCGCTAGGATCCTTTCAGACCCCCTTGGGTGTCACTAAGAGCTAGGAAGGTGAGCACTAGTGACAAGGCTGCATGCACATGAGGCAGCTGAAAAGGACAGATTTTATTTGGGCTGAGAGAGGAAGGGCAAGGTAGGAGTGTTTCAAGGTTTGAGGATGCCCTGGTGAGCTCGGAGAGAGCAAGACTGCAGTTAGTACTAGTGGAAAATAAGTGCTCTTCATTATCTGTCCtgaagagatattttaaattgtaaaaGCAGGAACAATTCTCAAATGTGTGGGGGGGGTTCATTtggttcttttttgttttcttttgttttgtttttgtttataaTGCTTAGTTTTAAGTCAAAATTAGAAGATTTACCTAAAGCCAGCACCAGACTCTAAAACGTACTTAGCTCTAATTCACTGCCTGTTGGCTCAGTTTATCCACCAGGTCTTTGTTTCAGGAACGCTGGAAAAAAGTCACTTCCCGGGTAGTTGTTCACCAGGAGAAAAGAATGCAGGCGGTACTTGGTAACTTGTGTTCTGCTTGGAGGAAGTACTTGCAAGCAAATGGAAACAAGTGTTTTAGTGTCCGGAGGTATGCTGGCTCTATGCCGAAGGATAGGAGGAATAACCTTATTTCTCCTTCCCCACTCCTGATTTTTCATACTGGAAGAAATGCAGTGTAAAAGGCATGGGGAGCACATCAAGTTGTGCCTCTGCTTCTGAGGTAGCACAGGGCATTTTCCAGTTTGCAGACCCTCAAATTCTGCTGGGAGAGATCTGTAATAATTGCAATTGTTACCTTCTACGTGTCCCAGAGAAGCACTTTGTGGACCCACAGGTTAAATGCTGTGACAGCAGGCAGTTTGCTTACAGTTTTACTTCTCTTTCTACTTTCAACACCTTTCCATAAATTGGCAGGATTTATCTGtattaaacaatattttttttatgtagacATAAATCTTGTATCTCCCCTATGCTTAGCAAATTATTAGGCACATTTTTTTTAGAACAATTGTCCCAGAACTTGACGGCTTTCAGAGTTCTGGTTTTAACCTGCTTGTCATCATTGGCAGGGGTCAGCCCCGGCGAGGGCAGCAGGCAGCCTGCCAACTGCCCTTATGAAGATGAGTGTAATGAGTGTTCAACACTGAGCAACACTCCTTTTATCTATCCCGCCTGGACCTGCCCGCACGGCTGAGCGGGACAAGGCTTCCTTGAGGAGTTCCCACCAGACTGGCTGGCACTGCCCCTGGCTGTCCTGGATTGTCTCATGCAGTCACCATCACAAAAAGCCTCTGGTGCCTCCTCCCCTGCCAGTGACACATCCACTATTAGTGATGATCCACAACATGCTCCTGAagtcctccttccttcctctgacTGTCTGACTGAGGAGGCACACGAGTTTCCTCACACACTCACGTACCTTTGCTTCTGTTGTGAAACGTGACCTCTGGTTGCTCTCCCCTCTACCCCACATTTTGGGGCGGGAGATTTGACTGATACCTGACTTTTCGAAGAGGATGGGCAATTGGAGAAGTGGAGATCCACCACAGCCTGCCTTGAGCAGGCAGGTCAGGACCTGACAGCATGTCAGCATGAACCTTTGGGTACAGGGACCTCAGCGAACAAGGAAGATAGGCAGACCTCTCCTCTGGGAAGAAACCATCTTCTTCATGGGAGGTTCTCTCTTTCTGAAAGATTTTCCCCCATAAGTAATGAATGGAGATGTTACACGTTCAGATTTGGAATAGTCCTTACTGGTTGTTGCAGAGTTTAGTGGGAAAATTATTCTCCCTTTTTTAGGCTTGAAGTATTAGCTGAGAGGGTGAGGTGTCCAGAATAACACCATTGGCCTTTTGACTAGGGAACTCAACTGTGGTCTCTGATTAGCTGCACAAGTGTGTCTGAAGGGTCGAGCTCAGATGTTCCTTATAAATGAAGCTGTACGCTTTGTTTTATAACAAGATACCAAAAGCTTCTAAGCTCTCAAAATGAGCAGGATAACTGGTGAGGCCCATCTTGACTTTTTAGTAGCACCAGTTAGTGAAACCAGTGCAAATACCTTTTTCTGCCCCGTGGTACTGTTCTTTCGAATGGGATTTTTGAGCAGAAGCATGAGACATTTAGAAAGGGCAGCTAGTACCTTCCTTTTTTACTCACCTCATTGCCAGATAGATGGTACATTCTTGCTTCCTGGAGCAACGGAAAGACATCTGGACACTGTCTAATGAGTTGATCGGCTTCAACAGTCTCCACAAAATACCAAGGGTCCAAGAGAGGCAGACGGACATTCTCCAGCACATATGGCAGGAGAGGAAACCTTTCAGACTCCTTGTAACGAACCCAGTTCATTACAGTTTCGAACACCTGTGCCTCTTCCGTGACGTAGAGGTCATCACTCTTCAGTGTGCTGCAGAGAATGTCAGCCGGCAGCTCCAGGAACTCATCGTAGTTCAGGACCTGGGTGAAGTTCTGGATTATGTAGTTCTGCACTTGTTGTTTCAGGCTCTGCAAGGAGTGGGCATCAGCCAATCTCAAGATGCCAACACAGTTCTCTGGCTGAAGCGCTTCGGTGAGAAAACTGGCACAAGCATCTACCATGCGCAGAAACTGTGGGCAGAAAAAGCATGTATAAGTACGGGGTGGTTACTTGTGTGGCCGTACCAGAGAAGACCTACGGtgcttttgggggtttttttgtttcacaaaaGCAAAGGGGTTTCTACCATTCCTCTTACATCCATAAGATCACAGAGCTTTAGCAAACATGGAGATACAAA
Encoded here:
- the KLHL6 gene encoding kelch-like protein 6; amino-acid sequence: MGDTLEKSSEEPEISSGNECSTKMGDLVEVSSGEKVKFDDTGLSLVLQNGLENLRLENSLTDVILCVESREFSCHRVVLAAASNYFRAMFCNDLREKYEEKIILKGVDAETMNILLDYTYTSKMLITKQNVQKVLEAASLFQFLRMVDACASFLTEALQPENCVGILRLADAHSLQSLKQQVQNYIIQNFTQVLNYDEFLELPADILCSTLKSDDLYVTEEAQVFETVMNWVRYKESERFPLLPYVLENVRLPLLDPWYFVETVEADQLIRQCPDVFPLLQEARMYHLSGNEIITERTKPRMHEFQSEVFMIIGGCTKDEKFVAEVTCLDPLRRSRLEVAKLPITEQETENENKKWVEFACITLKNEVYISGGKETKHDVWKYNASINKWIQIEYLNIGRWRHKMAVLGGKVYAIGGFDGIQRINSMEAYDPFHNCWSEAAPLMINVSSFAAASYKKKLYVIGGGPNGKLATDKTQCYDPTTNTWSLKAPMPVEAKCINAASFRDHIYVVGGAMKALYSYSPQEDTWCLVTQFTHERASCGISPCNNKLFITGGRDEKNEVIATVLCWDPEMQKLTEECVLPRGVSHHGSVTLRKSYTHVRRVVPGAVSV